A stretch of Henckelia pumila isolate YLH828 chromosome 4, ASM3356847v2, whole genome shotgun sequence DNA encodes these proteins:
- the LOC140867678 gene encoding LOW QUALITY PROTEIN: expansin-like B1 (The sequence of the model RefSeq protein was modified relative to this genomic sequence to represent the inferred CDS: deleted 1 base in 1 codon), which translates to MVSKLCLICSIFVIWSLNYASMCHGEEAFVYSRATFYGSPDCLGNPSGACGFGEYGRTVNNGEVSGVSSLYRNGSSCGACYQVRCKIPTFCNEDGTKVVVTDYGEGDHTDFILSLRAYSNLESQFSANPPMGALNLRFQVVSVGYGEPKWVQQTSVIPSDWKAGLAYDTSINLN; encoded by the exons atggtgTCAAAACTTTGCCTTATTTGCTCCATTTTTGTAATATGGTCACTTAATTATGCATCAATGTGTCATGGTGAAGAAGCATTTGTCTACTCTAGGGCAACCTTCTACGGTAGCCCCGATTGTCTAGGGAAcccaa gtgGAGCTTGTGGGTTTGGTGAATATGGGAGAACGGTGAATAATGGTGAAGTAAGTGGAGTCTCAAGCCTTTATAGGAATGGATCTAGCTGCGGGGCTTGCTATCAG GTTAGGTGCAAAATCCCTACATTTTGTAACGAAGATGGAACAAAGGTAGTCGTAACGGACTACGGTGAAGGAGATCACACGGACTTCATCCTTAGCCTCCGAGCCTACTCGAACTTGGAATCTC AGTTTAGTGCAAATCCCCCAATGGGTGCACTAAACTTGAGATTCCAAGTGGTGAGTGTTGGATATGGTGAACCCAAATGGGTACAGCAAACAAGTGTGATTCCAAGTGATTGGAAGGCTGGGCTTGCATATGACACATCCATTAACCTTAATTAA